The Nicotiana tabacum cultivar K326 chromosome 14, ASM71507v2, whole genome shotgun sequence genome contains a region encoding:
- the LOC107808391 gene encoding F-box/FBD/LRR-repeat protein At1g13570 isoform X1, whose translation MPIRDAAITSTTLPHLVFDSQFLDFAFNYSFDYEFDAGVGNAARIINKILLQHTGPILGFHLMSNDDYMGKYLDPWIIFVSKHGIQKLTIHLPDSREYELPYGILTCSSLTHLEVFASAVFKPSDCVKFPNLVSLELEDTQIEFAPKLENLTIDDIDIENLNPIVTSIKHLSLDGSSLKTLAELFHVPADRLVLPQNLQTLKICDLKISVEQFPCALILLRGSSNLYELDLSVAVQVEESDIRELSSYLSKAESHVNEALSMIQKMRVKEFKGSRAEMYLIKLLLAHSPKLEKMIVEQFKNFNSGECIEHLKELISFPRASTKAVIKYL comes from the exons ATGCCTATCCGAGATGCTGCAATAACTAGCACCACACTACCACACCTTGTGTTTGATAGCCAATTTCTTGACTTTGCATTTAACTATTCATTTGACTATGAATTTGACGCAGGAGTGGGTAATGCTGCAAGGATAATCAATAAAATTCTCTTGCAGCATACTGGACCTATTCTCGGTTTCCATCTTATGTCAAATGATGATTATATGGGAAAGTATTTGGATCCATGGATCATCTTTGTCTCGAAGCATGGTATACAGAAGCTCACCATACATTTGCCCGATAGTCGTGAATATGAATTGCCTTATGGCATACTGACTTGCTCATCATTGACACATTTGGAGGTTTTTGCGTCCGCTGTCTTTAAGCCGTCCGATTGTGTCAAATTCCCCAATCTTGTTAGCCTTGAGTTAGAAGACACTCAAATTGAAT TTGCTCCAAAACTTGAGAACTTAACTATCGATGACATCGATATTGAAAACCTGAACCCAATCGTTACAAGCATTAAGCACCTCAGCTTGGACGGGTCATCCCTAAAG ACTTTAGCTGAGTTGTTTCATGTGCCAGCAGATAGGCTTGTTCTACCACAAAACCTGCAAACACTGAAAATATGTGACTTGAAGATTTCTGTTGAACAGTTTCCTTGTGCACTTATCCTGCTTCGTGGTTCATCTAACCTTTATGAACTTGACTTGAGTGTAGCTGTGCAG GTTGAGGAGAGTGACATAAGGGAACTGTCTTCTTACTTGTCGAAGGCAGAAAGCCATGTGAATGAAGCTTTGAGTATGATTCAGAAGATGAGAGTAAAGGAATTCAAGGGATCAAGAGCTGAAATGTACTTAATAAAACTCCTCCTCGCTCATTCTCCAAAACTAGAGAAGATGATCGTTGAACAGTTCAAGAACTTTAATTCTGGTGAATGTATTGAACATCTGAAGGAACTGATCAGCTTTCCTCGAGCGTCAACCAAAGCAGTAATTAAGTATTTATAG
- the LOC107808391 gene encoding F-box/FBD/LRR-repeat protein At1g13570 isoform X2 yields MSNDDYMGKYLDPWIIFVSKHGIQKLTIHLPDSREYELPYGILTCSSLTHLEVFASAVFKPSDCVKFPNLVSLELEDTQIEFAPKLENLTIDDIDIENLNPIVTSIKHLSLDGSSLKTLAELFHVPADRLVLPQNLQTLKICDLKISVEQFPCALILLRGSSNLYELDLSVAVQVEESDIRELSSYLSKAESHVNEALSMIQKMRVKEFKGSRAEMYLIKLLLAHSPKLEKMIVEQFKNFNSGECIEHLKELISFPRASTKAVIKYL; encoded by the exons ATGTCAAATGATGATTATATGGGAAAGTATTTGGATCCATGGATCATCTTTGTCTCGAAGCATGGTATACAGAAGCTCACCATACATTTGCCCGATAGTCGTGAATATGAATTGCCTTATGGCATACTGACTTGCTCATCATTGACACATTTGGAGGTTTTTGCGTCCGCTGTCTTTAAGCCGTCCGATTGTGTCAAATTCCCCAATCTTGTTAGCCTTGAGTTAGAAGACACTCAAATTGAAT TTGCTCCAAAACTTGAGAACTTAACTATCGATGACATCGATATTGAAAACCTGAACCCAATCGTTACAAGCATTAAGCACCTCAGCTTGGACGGGTCATCCCTAAAG ACTTTAGCTGAGTTGTTTCATGTGCCAGCAGATAGGCTTGTTCTACCACAAAACCTGCAAACACTGAAAATATGTGACTTGAAGATTTCTGTTGAACAGTTTCCTTGTGCACTTATCCTGCTTCGTGGTTCATCTAACCTTTATGAACTTGACTTGAGTGTAGCTGTGCAG GTTGAGGAGAGTGACATAAGGGAACTGTCTTCTTACTTGTCGAAGGCAGAAAGCCATGTGAATGAAGCTTTGAGTATGATTCAGAAGATGAGAGTAAAGGAATTCAAGGGATCAAGAGCTGAAATGTACTTAATAAAACTCCTCCTCGCTCATTCTCCAAAACTAGAGAAGATGATCGTTGAACAGTTCAAGAACTTTAATTCTGGTGAATGTATTGAACATCTGAAGGAACTGATCAGCTTTCCTCGAGCGTCAACCAAAGCAGTAATTAAGTATTTATAG